The DNA region AGCAGGACATCGCTGCCGGCTTACAGTACAAGCAGCAGAGGGCTACTTAGCTGTCTGTATCATTGCGCCGCTAAAAAATTGTTTGTCTGCCttagcttataataacaacacctctaatatttggttaatattcaggtcacgatatgtatagagagtattgttggcaggttttggatggttatttggaGGGTTTTGTGGGctaaatagagagcccccattgactacaATGTTGGCAAACATTTTAtgtatttacgacttagaatgcatttaaaaaagaaaaacatagaaattgtgaatgatagacagcacatctttGTTTAATTTTTGCGTGTTTCCAGTATGACTAATctgcgctatataaatctaatccattattattatattaggagaaatataatctttcagaaaaatataacttaaaacatttgtgcacgtacaacacttaagaccttcagtatatcagtatgtggaattaaattatgtaatggattaagcaaagcaatcaaacaatgtactaatatgatccacttcaagaaactcttcaaacttaaagtgtttacaaagtacaaagaagaaccatgataaacattctgaatttatttcatccatccattcattcattcattcattctcaaaataatcttactcatctcatcatatgaaatataacttacttcaccaattattatttatttatttttattgtgattacttatggagtatattgtgaataaattgagaacaggaagtgaacaaaagttttagcaactgttatgtaaaagaaaaggggtaggattaaataagctctgcttcttcctactccttatcgaacatgttgaaaagagaaactggaatttgtgatgtatcatgttgtatgcttgcatgttcgaaataaactcaaactcaactcaactcaattattattattgtactattattatactatggtcagagtgcagaagcggtACTCCAGTACGTCAATCTCCCCAAATAGTCGAAGGTAttcagagcggaatattcaaaaggGATGacagaatttgtggcattttgtgatgtttaaacagtgttattaccttatttttcggactataagtcacagtttttttcatagtttgacttatgtgtgaaattattaacacattaccgtaaaatatcaaataatgttatttagctcattcacgtaagagactagacgtataagatttcatcagatttagcgattaggagtgacagactgtttggtaaacgtatagcatgttctatatgttatagttaccgtatttgaatgactcttaccataatatgttacgttaacataccaggcacgttctcagttggttatttatgcgtcatataacgtacacttattcagcctgttgttcactattctttatttattttaaattgccttacaaatgtctattcttggtgttgggttttatcaaataaagaaTGTAGTAAGATAagatggtttctcacagtttgtgcagaaccCCAGCTCCCTTAAAACtggcgacatctgtggcattgtgtgaTAAAActccacatttcagagtggccttttattgtaggCAGTCTAAGGCgcacctgtgtaataatcatgctgttcaatcagcatcttgatatgccacacctgtgaggtgggatggattatattggcaaaaaaataaatgctcaccaacacagatttagacagatttgtgaacaatatttaagAGGAATAGGTGTTTTGTGTATAAAGTAaacgttttagatctttgagctcaactcatgaaaaataggagcaaaaacaaaaatgttgtgttcatatttttcTTCAGTGTAAGTTTGATTGgatatggatacaatgaaacacaattaagcataaaaAGTCAACttctttttccactctactggtacattAAGAGTGTTGTGGTTGAATATTGCCTGTAAAATAGAAGAGAGAACTGAAGCAATAATGTATGAAAGAATGGTGTTTAAGTCTTCCGCAACAATGTGAGGTAACAATAAAAAGAATCTATCAAATCATGAGATGTACTTAGTTTTGCAAACACTGCTTCtgcattttagttgtattgtttttaataaaCACAGAATTAaagcaacattattttatttacctTGTCAGCAGAACCAGTAGCCAGAATGAACTCGCTGTAAGGGTTAAAGCTCAAACAGTTGACCTCTGCAGTGTGTGCATCTACTGCGTGGCTGGCTTTGGAAATGTTGTTGGACCGAGTGTCCCATCTGGGGATGATGCagaaaaaagtcattaatttactAGTTTAAAAAGATTTGTAACAGCTACTTACATCATGAGTTTCTGGTCATCAGCCACAGAACCAAAAAGAGATTCATGAAGCAAATGCCAGGAGACATCCTCTACAACTGCTGTGTGGCCAGTGAAGATGGTCTTGGCATCCACCAACTTCCTTTCCTTTGGGCCAGAACCAATGTCCCACAGACAAATGGTCTTAAAACACAGAGTGGGAAGCACATTGATTACATGAACATTGTCCAAATTCAACCGGTCTTATTTCCCCCGTTTTTTTGCAGTTTGAATGATTTGAGCAACTCTGCAAACTTTTTGAGGGATTGACAACTTCAGTACTATTCAGGGAGGAACTGAGATTTGTAGACTAAACCAGGGTTGGATAGACTCGAGGACCACAATTTGTACTGAAATTTGGCCATGTTGGCAAACTACTTTTGTCAACATTTGTTGTTGCTTTGCATTACTGCATGTGTTAAATGTTGTCCTAAGACAGTCTATGTCAAATAGGGTGCTGTGCGATGCCAAGGTGGGGTGACATGCTTTTTTTGccataccagaatatgatgaaacGCATGGAGTACTTGGCTTTACCGTAAACATGGTGAGAGACGAAGAAAGACCGGTGTGTTGATTCCTTTAACGTTAATAAGCTTACAAAGTTATGCAGAGGTAtgattataacaattttatagacaaattactagggctgcgaatctcccacgattcgattcaatatcgattcttggggtcatgattcgattataaattgattttttcgatacaaaaacgatatttttccgattcaaaacgattctctattcattcaatacataggatttcagcaggatctaccccagtctgctgacatgcaagcagagtagtagatttttgtaaaaagcttttataattgtaagggacaatgttttatcaactgattgcaataaagtacatttattttaactattaaattaaccaaaaatatgacttattttatctttgtgaaaatattggacacagtgtgttgtcaagcttataaaatgtgatgcaagtgtaagccactgtgacactattgttcatttttattattattttttttttataaatgtctaattataatgtcaatgagggatttttaatcactgctatgttgaaattgtgggGGGTTTACAAAATAAGGCATTTAGAATGAACATTGGGGTGGCATGAATCAGttggtgccagcaacttcagggttccttgTTCGATACCAGCTTCCaccatccgagtcactgccgttgtgtccttatacccacttgtacagcgctttgagtcactatagAAAAATGCTGTCCACAATTCACTAAGAAAGGATTTTGTAATaagtttttggcaaaaaaaacgcAATTAGGTTCTATCATAGCACTGGTAGTATTAACGGTAGTAtccagaccaaaaaaaaaagtagctatcGCTGCCCCATTTTAGTGCTAAATGAATGCAGACACAGAAACCTGTAACAAGTGCTTGGCGGCGATACTGTACATGTAACGTCTTGTAATCTAATGGAGCTTCCTAACAAAAGCGCAgtttgatgctctttttaaaaaatgtattgccGACTTTATACATTTATGGATAACTTTTTTCACAAGTCATTTGTGCtggatacatttttttgtttttttgttgacatCACTTACATGGTCATCAGAGGCACTGAGAAGATTGCCACTAAGGTTGGGATTCCAGGACAGGCCATAACCTTCTTTTTGGTGGCCTTTTAGCCTCAAGTCTGGGCTACATTCTCCACTGGGATCTGAAATATATTATTGCATTATTGGCAATTTAATAAACtatgattattattttataatatggtatatacagtatatttaatgAACAGTGGAAATGCgctcgcacgcacacacacacctggctTAGATGGGTGTTTGGTGTAGTCAAAAACCAGTACATCACAAGTAGGGGTCTTTGTAGCAATGATGCAAGGACTTTGGGGCATATAACGGGCTCGGTTCACTTCTCCCTCATGATTGATCTTGATCTCAATCTCTATTTTGCCACTCACTGAACCAAACCCACCAAActctgaaaaaaagaaaagaaaataaataatgaaaaaaaacaaaacagcataaCACGTTACTTTACAAAACACACACTATCAGGTATAGGTGCAAAAAAGTGTAGGTTGCATTTAGCTTGAGACTTGTGTTGTGATTTGCAATTATTTTTAAGGGTTTCACTTTCCATTAACACAAACCCCAGATTAAGCCAAATAAATTTGAAAAAAGAACTTAGATTTTGTGCACTTGTCGATAACATTAATGAAATGACCTCTGACCCACTTACACTACACTTacactttaaatacattttcttttGACGTGCTTGAGAAAAGGTCAGTTAAGAGTCTGTGCTAAACAAATTAAATCAGACATTGATGTCAATTAAACGCCAGTACGTGTTACACTACCAATTGGATCTGTCACAAATTCATCACATCCCGTTTATTTCTTAAATTATGTTTAACTTCCCAAACCGTGAGCTTGAAAGGTTTGCAGAATAAAAACAGTATAGTATTTTTAGTAAGTGGTTGAAGAATGATATTTGTTCCGTTTGAAATATTTAACacttagtggctggacaggacatgttaaaaaataaatacaaattaaacacCTAACCATTCAAACACTGCTAAGTTTGTTACATAAGTGTTTTGTTTTATGAAAGTAATTATGACATATACGGCTCCCTCACTGTGTCTTCTTTTGtaaaattaatttattcaaaAACATTCTTGCAGTTGTATAGACGTATAgcatactgtatgtgtttttaTACAAGCGTCGCGTAGCAGTCACCATAGAAGCATAAATGCAAGACTGCTGCTCCCTGTACTGGGGGTTCACAAACACCGATAACAGTTCCTTTTGTTACATGACGGAGAAGTAGGCCGAAGGAGACACCTTTTTAGTCCGGTCCACAAGGTAAATGCTGTCCAATATTATCATATTATTTCATAGaagtactgtagttgtttgtagtacattctattgtattgatttccaaacaatatttcttatctagaagtttgtatttcttttaaaaaaacatcttacatgttaaaatggtggtgtttttGGGTGGGCCAAGCACGGATTTAATTGATTTCAAATAATTTCTATGGGCAGGGCTAGTTTGAGGCAAGAGTATTTTGAATCACGGGCTTGGTAATCCAAACAATTgagcttgtaaattgaggtaccactgtatatacatattctaAATTGTGTATGTATTAACACTTACACATTCAATATTAATTGAAGTGGTGTTTGACATTTGGACAAACTTGTTAGCATTAACATACAGACTGTTAATACactaatacacattttttttatgtgaGTCAAGCATGTGCCTGCAAAAGAACACGTTTACCTACCCGGTAGTTTCTGGTTGTTTGCTCATTAAATATGCATGGTGCTTTTTGCTCATCTACTTCAGCAACCATGTCGTGCTCTTGTAGAATGCCAGCTCTACAGCTCTATTTGACTGTGCACCATGTTCTCTATCTTTTCCAGTTAAaaatgatcccaaacttttgatgTTGCTTTCCTTTCGGCACTTTCTTCTCTTTCTACcctctttgctgttttttttctttgagtcGTTTCTCTCCATTGCAACTCTCAACTGTTTGCCACCGTACAGATCACGGAAGTCACACCACTGCTCTCATGTGCACTCTTGCAGCAGCCATGCATAACTTATTTTAAGTTTCAAGCACTGCGTTCCATTCAGATTTGATCCAAGTTGTATTAACTCATTAAAAGATTAATTGACGCAACACAATATAATTTGAAGCTCTTttcttatcaaattaattgttgcaGTTCCAAGCTGTCCTGCGGCACATTTACTCATGAAAAGCTTGACAGCCAGCTTACAGCTAAATGTccttcaataagcacacaagggttTGTCTttccttgtattttagtgaatttacaaaatgtaaacatggtaggctaaaggctacaaggagctagcagctatagCTCCAAGCTAGACGTAAGTGTCCCTAATTGAAAAATATAGCAGTCTAAAAcctcacatttgtcaatacaaacaaatgtaaaataattacagttgatACAAATTCAGATACAGATACAcattctccaaggcagaagcatattaatAAGTATCCAGTAAAAAATATGTCCAAACACCACTTTAATTAATATTAAATGTGTATGTGTTAATGTTAATGGTGATCTAAATCTATTTTTAGTGgtccaaatctatttgtggcgttAAACATGCATAGgaaacactgatgtttttcaagCACTTTTTGTGTTGCTTCGGAAAAAGTATAGGTCCCAAGGATCTTAAATGTGTGTTTTTCACTGCTCTAGAGAAGGACTTGGTTAAATCCTTCAAATCCACAGATTTGGATTCATCCTTCTCTTTATCCTTACACAGTCTCCCCAGATAAACACACGCTTAGCATCCCTGGGACTCATACTTTTTCTGATGTGACCccaaaagtgctatacaaatcaGTATTGgtttacctacatttgtggtggaCTGCCACAAATAAATTTGGAGCACCAAAAATAGATCTAAGGGCATTAGGGAGGAGGGAAATGCTAAATTGAATAAAAGGGGCAAATGTCAATGTAAAGATAAAAGCAAAATTACGAGATAGATGGACAAATTCAATTTAAAAAGGTACACATTTTCAAATAAGTATGTTCCATACCATGCCAACATTTTCTGTTTTGGTTTTGTACTAATACTACCTCTGAGAAACCTTCAGCATAGCTGAATGTCCATCAACATACCTGCTGTAAGACAAAGAACAGTGTTAACTCCAGAAGGACATTTGTGTAGAActtatgtgtgaatgctgaaTAGCTGAAAGCAAACTGATATTCATCATGGAAAATGTAGAATGAGGGCTAAAGTGATAATTTTCGGTATATTGAAAATTGTCATCTTGAATGTATTGATGCTGGAATAGGCGGAGGAATGTGGGGAAACAATACACATCAATGGGAAATGTTGGACAGAAAAAATTTGGAATTACAGGAAACTTAATTTTTGGAATGCGGTAAATAAACTCAAATAAAATCTTCATTGAACTTACTAAACTATGATCAGGTGTTTTAGTGGAGGTTGTATTTATATGAACAAAACTCAATGAAGCATATTACTGTTATAAAAGCAAGACTGTGACATGATCTCATCAATTATATAATATTGACATAATATTATAGTCTTTGTTTAATTTActtgtattattatcatcatcatcatcatcattattattattattatcatcattatgtcCTCATCAATAATGTCATGGGATAGGATGCACATGTTCTAGTCTTTATTCAATTTGCTTGTATTTGTCTTCAGATTAAGTGACAGGTGTACTAACCTCCTTTTTCACTGTCATAATGCGAGGCATCAAACTGGGCATCATCGTTGGGCACTTGGACACTGGCAATGACGAGGTGATTCTGCTCATCTGATGTGTGGGTTCCCAGAACCAGTCTATGAACTGCATGATCCTTCCCCTCTGGCCTGAGgtccacaacacacacacatttatacatatacatatacatatatatattgattttcaaaatgtgcacatttttaaaagatgacccaaaaaataaataactgtTTTCCTCCATTACAGCAGATGTTTTCTTTCTGTGGTCAGCTATTAAAATTACAAATGACATCTGATAACATGTCAATAACaccataaataaaattaaaacatcCGACTTTCGTATACATTGTTCCTCAAAATAATGTGTCACAACATGTCGAGAAAAATCAAACTGATGTGGCAACCTTGAAGTTTTAAAAGTATTTGTTTCTACAATGTGCCGTGGGCCAATAAAAAGCAAGTCATTAGCCACACACCTCATATCAACTCTGTTTAATATCAACTGTGTGAGCAACCACAACTTGTTAACTATTTAGCTTATTAGCTTACTTTGTCGCAAGCGAACGTTGGCAATTAAAGAGGAGTGATGCTGCAGCTGGAACTTATCGAtgtgttaaaaacaattttttgtaaatgtttgtttaaaataAGATTAAGCATTCGTGGACATAGGTCAGAGTACCGTAAGCGTTTGCGGACGTAGGCTGTACTCTCTCTGAATAAATCGTATACACACAGGAAATAAGCAGACCAATCGTAGCCTTTATGTGGTGCTTCAGCATGAGGTTACATTTCTTTAAAAGTGCTCATCATACTAGGCAAGACCTTTTGCAGCGTAAAATGGTGCCTCAACATAATCCAGATTTCAGAGACTGAACTCAAAATTGAAACCGTTGAAATGCAACAAAATGCGAACCTGGAGAGTGGCAGGGCATAAAGGCATAGTCAAGTTTCAAAATGCATACAAAATACGAAAACGACAATTAATTTGTGGTAATGGAGGTGTGGCCAGAGGTGTGGTCAGGGGACATGACCCGTGGCAGTGTCAAGATGATGCCATCATATACTTTGCATAATtggctgtattttttttaatgggaaaCAATCTTGTACATACAGTTAAAGACAAATCAGTGTTGTTctacatatatttttcttatttcATTACATAAGAACAATAGTCcggaattaaaattaaataaggaTTATTTCATAccaggaataattgtttttatcatACAGACGAAAATTATAACGGAAACAATAACATTGACAACAAACTGTCGATTATTCATTTAAACAGCAGAAGTTTGTATGCAAACTAAAACAACGTTAAGCATTTTTTGGAACAAGTTAAGTTAAATCTCAgaaacatatatagatatatatactaaaaaaaggaatggattttGACCTGCAAGGATATGAAGTAAATTATATCAACAGAACAAGAATTGAGGAGGAGTAGCTgcgtacgtgatgaagaacttaCACTACAAAGTTGTAAAAAATACACCATTAGCTATCTATAAGATCTTAGAATgtctaaccattgaaatatgtcatgaaaaaaacAAGAACATATTAATCGGTTGTATATATAAATCAGCTAAATCATACATTGATACGTTTGAGAACTGGATTAGggcaacttttactgaaatcagtcaaaCAATAACTttcttatgtggagacttcaacattaaCCTCGTGAACCCAAACAAACAAAAGTCCATAGATGACTTTATAGACACAATGTATAGCCTAGGTttttatcctaaaatcacaaggccaagcagaatcttaggacacagcgccacacttattgataataattttactaatgattttgataataccacaagtggtctgctaatatctgacatcagtgatcatctgccagttttcatcatctatgacggaaactacaagaggaacattgatgacaaaaacacattttgaggAATATGCCCAGTTTGACAGCTTTCAAGAACGATCTGAGAGATCAAAGTTGGGACAATGTACCTGtgtacagtgaaaatgatgtatATGATGCATGTGGCATTTTCTTCAATAATTTCACGATGCTTTATGAAAAAcactgtaaatgggttatacttgtatagcgcttttctaccttcaaggtactcaaagcgctttaaaactatttccacattcacacacactttcacacactgatggcatgagctgccatgcaaggccctaaccacgacccatcaggagcaagggtgaagtgtcttgctcaaggacacaacggacgtgacgaagttggtagtaggtggggatcgaaccaggaaccctcaggttgctggcacggccactctcccaactacaccacgccgtccccaacttAATGCTGTTAATGTTGATCGATGATAGTGTACAAGCAGAAGGGATCTGGGTTCAAATCAAATAATCTGTGTGTGTTAAAATTTGACCAATCATatcaaagaggaactgcacttttttgaattTTGCTTATGATTCACAAttcttataagagacaagaacacatgtctttttttaatgcattctaactcgtaaataaaagttttCTTACACTGGAGCCAATGAGAGCTATGACATAATTGTGTCTATttcgaccataaaacccaataaataaccgtccaaaaaagcaccaacaatactgaATTaacttacattttgtgacctgaatattaaccaagtattagcaataatgTTGTTATAAGTGCTAACGTTACGGAACTAATTTTACAAAGAGGTAACTTTCTTATGCTGCTACAGTATATTGACATCATGAGCTGGTAAACTGCTTTCTCTCCTcggagcttgtgaaagtttattctagattataaatcctgcctctcacctggatagtaaaatgatgtggaaatGAACTGAGACGTTGGTACATTTTTGACAGCCAACTCAGACCCAGCAATGGTGAAAAAGACCCGAAAAGACGCGTCGTCCCACCTCCCTTTTTTTTGGGGAGGATTAGGAGTTATTCTTTATCTAAACTTATATACATTTAaacattctatcagtcggcatcccagtaagagcagacattgtaacaGATATTTTATTACGTTTGTCGGCTGTCATGATGTCTGCAGCGTGTTGTAATCAgtattgttgttgaaggaaaacgtGAACCTTGTGATGTGTTTGTGAAATTAATAGTGCAGTTCCTTTTTAGATGCAtttggtactccggcttcctcccacccccaaatacatgcatggggataggttgattggcaagactgaattggccctagtgtgtgaatgtgagtgtgaatgttgtctgtctgtctgtgttggccctgtgatgaggtggcgacttgtccagggtgtaccccgctttccgcccaaatgcagctgagataggctcttgaacgcatcataattatcccctcaattccccccccaaaatggattaactcgctggaatataaagacaatataatatacatccataaacctggatgcatatgcaaaagtgcaatatatttatctgtacagtaatctatttatttatatctgcaccttatttcttttttatcctgcactaccatgagctaatgcaacaaaattccgtccttatctgtactgtaaagttcaaatttgaatgacaataaaaaggaagtctaagtctagtctaagtccagcacccaccgcgaccccgaaagggacaa from Entelurus aequoreus isolate RoL-2023_Sb linkage group LG02, RoL_Eaeq_v1.1, whole genome shotgun sequence includes:
- the LOC133636258 gene encoding histone-binding protein RBBP7 isoform X1, translating into MADKEVYDDAVEERVINEEYKIWKKNTPFLYDLVMTHALEWPSLTVQWLPDVTRPEGKDHAVHRLVLGTHTSDEQNHLVIASVQVPNDDAQFDASHYDSEKGAEFGGFGSVSGKIEIEIKINHEGEVNRARYMPQSPCIIATKTPTCDVLVFDYTKHPSKPDPSGECSPDLRLKGHQKEGYGLSWNPNLSGNLLSASDDHTICLWDIGSGPKERKLVDAKTIFTGHTAVVEDVSWHLLHESLFGSVADDQKLMIWDTRSNNISKASHAVDAHTAEVNCLSFNPYSEFILATGSADKTVALWDLRNLKLKLHSFESHKDEIFQVQWSPHNETILASSGTDRRLNVWDLSKIGEEQSAEDAEDGPPELLFIHGGHTAKISDFSWNPNEPWVICSVSEDNIMQVWQMAENIYNDEEPDTPASELEAQGS
- the LOC133636258 gene encoding histone-binding protein RBBP7 isoform X2; translated protein: MADKEVYDDAVEERVINEEYKIWKKNTPFLYDLVMTHALEWPSLTVQWLPDVTRPEGKDHAVHRLVLGTHTSDEQNHLVIASVQVPNDDAQFDASHYDSEKGEFGGFGSVSGKIEIEIKINHEGEVNRARYMPQSPCIIATKTPTCDVLVFDYTKHPSKPDPSGECSPDLRLKGHQKEGYGLSWNPNLSGNLLSASDDHTICLWDIGSGPKERKLVDAKTIFTGHTAVVEDVSWHLLHESLFGSVADDQKLMIWDTRSNNISKASHAVDAHTAEVNCLSFNPYSEFILATGSADKTVALWDLRNLKLKLHSFESHKDEIFQVQWSPHNETILASSGTDRRLNVWDLSKIGEEQSAEDAEDGPPELLFIHGGHTAKISDFSWNPNEPWVICSVSEDNIMQVWQMAENIYNDEEPDTPASELEAQGS